TCGACGGAGCGAATAAAAAGCCGCACGACAACACGCCGAGCCCGCAAAGCCACGCGAGCCAACGAGGTGATGCCTTACTGCCCGCCTTCTGTGCCAACCAATTTCCAGTTCGGATCGCGCGACCCCATATCACGGGAGAACGTCCAGACATCGGTGACATCGGTGATCGCTTCCGCGTTTCCGTCGACGACCGCGCCCGCCTTGTCGCGCGTCACCGAAATCATCTGCGAAATAAACCGCACCGTGAGGCTGGCGACCCGGCCGCGCGCATCAGCGCTGACGATCTCCGCCTTCTCGATCCCGACGAACTTGCGGTCGATCCGCTCGCCCCGCTGCTCGCGGTCACGAATGGCGCCGTCGAAGCTCTCGAACACCTCGGCCGAAAGCAGATCCTTCAAAGTCCGCCGGTCCCCCTGGGCGAACGCCATCACGATCATCTCGTAGGCGCCCTTGGCGCCTGACAGGAAATGTTTCGGATCGAACGAGGAGTCTTCCTTCGCCACCGCATCCAGCCCGCGCGCCAGATCGGAACCGGGCTCAGCCGTTCCCTTCCAGCGTTCGCCGGCCGGCACCGGGTCTGCCGGCGCAAGCGGCGCCTGATCGATGATCGTTCCCGGAATGGGAACAACGTTGTCGTTGCGGCCGGCATCGCCACGGCCCTGCAGCACGTCGCGCGAGGCACGGTCAGGAGCGCGGTCGTAAGGCTGCCGTTCACTGCCCGTGCGCTGTCCGAGAACACTGCGCAGCCGCAGGAAGATGAAGACGGCCAACGCCAAGAAAATGATCGTGTAGATATCCACGTCGCGTGCACCCTTTAGATCGGCACTGCGCCTGCCTCCGCAGACGTGCAGGCCGCTTCGGACCACCTGCCGCGCATCCATGTAAGCCCGAACCGCAACAGAGCCAACCCCGGTAAGCGGCTATTGGTTCATATCGGCCGCGCAAATTGACGCGTTTTTCAGCGTTCCGACGGCGATCAGTCTATCTCCAGCCCGGCATGACGGCCAATTCTGCCTAATTCTAGACGATCCGATGGCCTCGGCCAACCTTTTGCGCGCCGTTTCAAGGCTCCGTCCTTGTCCATGACCGGAGGCCTATGATAGCCACACGCCGCGAAACAGGGGCTTTTGCCCGCAGGAGATACAGCATGACCAACGGCAACGGCTCCCCGCCGGACGACGCGCAACTGCCCCAGCTCAATGTGATGGTGCAGTACACCAAGGATCTGTCGTTCGAGAACCCCAACGCGCCTCGTTCCCTGGGTCCGCAACAGCAGCAGCCGGCGATCAACATCCAGATCAATGTCGGCGCGAATGCGATCGCCGAGCAGGACTACGAAGTGACCCTGTCGATCGAGGGCAAGGCCGAAATCGACAACACCGTGCTGTTCAATTTCGAACTGGCCTACGCGGGTGTGTTTCGCATCCAGAACGTGCCGCCGGAGAATCTGCATCCGGTCGTCATGATCGAATGCCCGCGCCTGCTGTTTCCGTTCGCGCGGGAGATCATCGCCACGGCCGTCCGCGACGGCGGCTTCCCGCCGCTGCTGCTCGACCCGGTCGATTTCGTCGGCCTGTATCGGCAGAATCTTGCCAATCAAGCGACGCAGCAGCAGCCGAGCTGACCACCCGACATAAGCTAGAGCAGATAAAACCAATGGCCCGGCCGAACCTCGACCGGGCCATTATGATTTCTTCGAACCCTTAATCCATTTCGCTCGAAAACACCCTTGGCGTTTCCCAGCGGAAAATCAGACCGCCTAGAGCGCGATGAGATCGGGATGAATCATCCTCGCGCCTTAGCTATTGTTTAAGCATGATCTTTTCGGAAAACCGCTTCGCACTTTTCCGGATCATGCTCCAGGGCGATACCGCCGTTAACGTCCCGGTAACTTTGCCGCGGAAGCCAGCCTCACGACGCTGCCGGCTCGGCCCGGAATTCATTCCAGAGCGCCTGCTCGCCCAAGCTTTCGATGAAGCTCTTGTGAGCTGCCAGTTCGTCCGCATGCAATCGCGGCGCAAGGGGAATCTCGCGCTGACGCCGCGGCGCGTCGGCCTGATTGTAGCTGCGGATCTGGCTCTGCTCCGCCAGAATGAGCTGCGACTGCCGCGCACCAATCAGATCGATATACACCTCGGCAAGCAGCTCAGCGTCGAGCAATGCGCCGTGTTTGGTGCGGCGCGAGTTGTCGATCGCATAGCGCGAGCAGAGATCGTCCAGCCGGTTGGACACGCCAGGATGCTTTCGCCGCGCCAGCAGCAGCGTATCGACCAGCCGCTCACGCGGAATCGGCCGGTGCGATACCCGCTCCAGCTCCGCGTTGATGAAGCCGATGTCGAACGAGGCGTTGTGAATCACCAGCGGCGCATCGCCGATGAAGGCGAGGAACTCCTCCACCACCGCCGGAAACAACGGCTTGTCCGACAGGAATTCGGTCGACAGGCCGTGAACGTCGAAGGCTTCCTTCGGCATCTCCCGTTCCGGGTTGATGTAGCGATGGAAGGTCTGGCCCGTCGGCATGCGATTGAAAATCTCGACGCAGCCGATCTCCACGAGCCTGTCGCCGCGCAGCGGATCGAGTCCTGTCGTTTCAGTATCGAGAACGATTTCGCGCATGCTGGTCGAAAATGCCTTTCAGAGCCCAAATCGGTGCCGATACCGGTACCGACTGGGCACCGAATCACGGCCTTCGGCGGGGCATTCTAACGACTTCGGCCAGGATGTCGCGGATGCGCAGGCGCACCGGCTCGATACCATTCGACGTATCCACGACAAAGTCGGCCCGTTTGCGCTTTTCCGCATCGGGCATCTGCCGGGCGAGAATGGCGTCGAGCTTCTCCTGCGTCATGTTTTCACGCGCCAGCACCCGTTCCCGCTGGACATCGGCGGGAGCGGAAACGACGACGATCGCATCGACGCGCTTTTCGCCGCCGGTCTCGAACAGCAACGGCACGTCCAGCACCACCACCGGCGCACCGGCTTTCTCCGCATCGTCAAGGAACTGCTGACGATGTGCGCCCAGCATCGGATGGACGATCGATTCGAGCTTCTTCAATGCTTCAGGATTGCCCAGCACCTTGGCCGAGAGCTTCTGCCGGTCCACCTTGCCATCGGCTGTGGTGCCGGGAAAAGCCGCTTCCACCACCGGCACGGCCGCGCCGGAATAAATGGCATGGACCGCCGCATCGGCATCGTAAACCGGAACGCCCGCGTCCGCGAAAAGCTGCATGGTGGTCGATTTGCCCATTCCGATCGACCCGGTCAGTCCAATCACTTGCATGCGGCTGTCGTGCCTTTCCTGCTTTCTGACTCGTTATTCCACAACCAGGCGAGCATGGCGCAGGAACGCCAGCAAGGGCAACAGCGGCAGACCGAGTATCGTAAAATGATCGCCTTCGATGCGCTCGAACAGATGCGAGCCGAGACCCTCAAGCTGATAGGCGCCGACGCTGGTCGTCACCGCATCGCCTGCGGCATCGAGATAAGTCCGGATCGACTCGCTGCTCAGCGGCCGCATGGTCATGCGCGCGACCGAAACGTCTTCAAACAGGATCTCGCCATCCTTCGCGACGGCAAGAGCCGAATACAATTCGTGCGTGCCACCGGCGAGTTCGCGGAGCTGATCCGCAGCCTGCGCCCGCCCCTTCGGCTTGCTGAACAGCCTGCCTCGCAGCGACAAGGTCTGATCGGCCCCGAGGACATAACGTCCAGGCCGTTGCGCGGCCACATGCGCAGCCTTGGATCGCGCCAGCAGCGCCGCGATGGCCGACGGGTCCGATAATTCTGATCGAGCCTGGATGTCGCGTTCGTCAATGTCGGCGGGAATGGCCTCGTAGACGATGCCCGCGGCTTGCAACAACGCCTGTCGCGACTTGCTTTGCGAGGCGAGTATCAACGGCTCGGCTGCGATCCACAATGTCATTGCGCTCCCCGGTGACGCTGGCGATCCGAGAGCAGCTTCATGATCGCCGCCGCAGTCTCTTCAATCGAGCGGCGGGTGACATCGAGCTGCGCCCAGCCGTACTTCACGCTGAGCTTTCGCGCAAACATCACCTCGTCGGTCACTGCCTCCCTATCCACATAGGCATCGCTGCTCACCGGGCCTGCTCCGAGACCAAGCAAGCGATTCTGCCGCACCTGGATCAAACGCTCCGGCGTCGCATGGAGGCTGACCACCAGCGGATGCGTCAACGTCTCCAATTCCGATGGAATCGGAATGCCAGGGACCAAGGGAACGTTGGCGGTACGGATTCCGCGATTGGCAAGATAGATCGATGTCGGCGTCTTCGAGGTTCGCGACACGCCGACGAGAACGATGTCCGCTTCCTCCAAGCCTTCGGTATGCTGACCGTCATCGTGCAGCATCGTGTAGTTCAGCGCATCGATCCGCTTGAAGTATTCCGCATTCAGCACGTGTTGCGCGCCGACCCGATGCGAGGTCTCGGCACCGAGATACGCCTGGAACAGCTGCAGCACGGGACCGATGATCGAGAGGCTCGGAATGTTCATCTCCGAACATTTCTGCTCGAGCTCTTTCACCAGTTCCTCGTCAAGCAGCGTGAACAGAACAATGCCCGGCGATTCCTCGATTTCCGACAGCACCCGATCGAGCTGCTTGTGGCTGCGCACCAGCGGATAGACGTGCTCGATCGGCGTGACATTGGCATACTGGGCCGCCACGGCCCGCGCCACGGTGATCAATGTCTCACCGGTCGAATCCGAGACCATGTGCAAATGAAAGTAACTGCCGGACTGGATTGTCATGCGCGCAAGCGATCCTGGCGATCCAACCTGTCCAGCCCCTCATGACTGTCATGCGAGCCTGGGGGAATCTGTGAATTGCTGTTGAGCACAGCACGCCCTTCCACCTGCATAAGACGTCGGCCGGGATAAGCGACGGATTCGTTCACAGACTGCCTTTCGGGACAAACTTCCACCGGTTCAGGCATGATAGTGAGGTTATGTGGACTTGTCTCTTGATATTCGAAGTGCCAATGCGAGTTGTATCGGCAGGACAGGCCTTATTTGCCGTCGAACCAGCCGTGTTGACTATGGGCACAAGGCACTGGGGATGTGGACAGCGGCGGGATAACGGTTGAGCTTCGATTCATGAGTCAAACCCACGCTCAAACAGCTACCAACTAGAATCTAGACATAGATAGATTTAAGAGAAGGTTGATCGAGGAGAGACCGTGACCAACCCCCTTCTTCAAGTTCTTGACGGACAGCGGATCGAGCCACCGCCTGTTTGGATGATGCGCCAGGCCGGACGCTATCTGCCGGAGTATCGTCAGCTTCGCGAACAAGCTGGCTCCTTCCTGAAGCTGTGCTTTACGCCGGAGTTTGCCGCCGAGGTAACCCTGCAACCGATCCGCAGGTTCCATTTCGACGGTGCGATTTTGTTTTCCGATATTCTGGTCATCCCGCATGCGCTCGGACAAACCGTTCGGTTCGAGGCTGGAGAAGGCCCGCGACTCGATCCACTGACCAGCGAACAGGCGATCGACCGATTGCCGCTCGCGGTGGATCAGGCCATCCTGGCGCCGATCTATCAGACGATCAAAACCGTCAAGCCGCAACTGGACGCGAAAACGGCGCTGCTCGGATTTTGTGGCGCGCCGTGGACGGTTGCGACCTACATGATCGCGGGTCAGGGGACCAGCGATCAGGCGCCAGCGCGGCTTTTCGCCTATGAGAAACCGAAGGCTTTCGCGAGGCTGATCGATCGGCTGGTCGAAAACTCGATCGTCTATCTGACGAAGCAGTTCGAGGCCGGCGTCGATGCGGTTCAGCTGTTCGACACATGGGCTGGCGTGTTGCCGCCTGAGGAATTCACGCGCTGGTGCATCGAGCCGGCCGCGCGCATCGTTGATGGGCTGCGGCGTCATCGTCCCGGTGCGCGGGTGATCGGTTTTCCGCGAGGCGCCGGCGCCATGCTGGCCGACTACGTGAAGACCGTGCCAGTGAATGCGGTGAGCGTCGACTGGATGGCCGATCGCGCGTTCGTTCGGGAAAGGATCCAGAGCCGCGTCGCCGTCCAAGGAAACCTTGATCCGCTGGCGCTGCTGGCCGGAGGTGATGCGCTCGACCGGGCGGTCGATTCGATTCTGCAGGACTTCCGCGACGGACCGTTCATCTTCAATCTTGGACACGGGATTTTGCCGTCGACGCCGATCGCTCACGTCGAACGAATGCTGGCGCGGGTGCGGGGCGGCTGACGCGCCAACGTGGCGCGGCGTCCGATTCGGGTTTTTCAATCGGCCATAAGCTGATACGTCAACTCATGCGTCCTGGCGGACGTATCTGGGAGACCGTCATGCTCTACGAGTGGGTGAAAGCATTCCACGTCATTGCCGTCATCTCCTGGATGGCAGGGATGCTCTATCTGCCGCGCCTGTTCGTCTATCATTGCGAGGCGGAAGTCGGCTCGAAGCAGTCGGAAACCTTCAAGCTGATGGAGCGGAAGCTCCTCAAGGTGATCATCAACCCGGCGATGATCCTGACCTGGGTGCTGGGGCTTTGGCTGGTCTATGAGGGCGGATGGCACAAGGCGGGCTGGTTTCAGACCAAGTTCGTGTTGGTGCTGATTCTCTCCGCCCTGCATGGCATGTTGACGCGCTACTGGCGGGATTTCGCCAACGACCGGAATACCAAGAGCCAACGATTCTTTCGTATTATCAATGAAGTACCGGCCATTTTGATGGTCGGCATCGTCATTCTGGTGATCGTCAAGCCGTTTTAGGCCGCGCCGCAAACGGGTTCGTGGCATCTTGCGGAAGGGCCGGCGGTTTAATATATTTTCGACGTATCCCACCGAACGCAGGCGGATGTGGCGTGGTCCTTCTCTCATGAGGACTGGCAGCCGCATCAGGTTTTAGGCCCTTTCGGCGCTGATCACCTCATAAGACCTGATCTGAAAAGTCTGAACACTAGACGACCCGCATCCCCAAACTGCGACCCTCCCTCCTCTCTCCGCGCGCTGAATCGATGGTTCGACACAACCGGGCGCTCAAAAATCTCCACAGGACTACCCAATGCCTGAAATGAAACTCCAGGACCTCAAGGCTAAATCTCCCGCCGAACTCGTCTCGTTCGCGGAAGAGTCCGGGGTCGAAAATGCCTCGACGATGCGCAAGCAGGAGCTGATGTTTGCGATCCTGAAGCAGCTTGCAATCCAGGAAATCGATATCATCGGCGAAGGCGTCGTCGAAGTGCTGCCGGATGGCTTCGGCTTCCTCCGCTCGCCGGATGCGAATTACCTGCCCGGCCCCGACGATATCTACGTTTCGCCGTCGCAGATTCGCCGCTTCGGTCTGCGCACCGGAGACACGCTCGATGGCCAGATCCGCTCGCCGAAGGAAGGCGAACGCTATTTCGCGCTGCTTAAGGTCAACTCGCTGAATTTCGAGGACCCGGAGAAATCCCGCCATAAGGTCAACTTCGACAACCTTACGCCGCTCTATCCGGACGAGCGGTTGCGGATGGAACACGACGACCCGACCAAGAAGGATTTGTCGGCCCGCGTGATCGACATCGTTGCGCCGATCGGCAAGGGCCAGCGCGCACTGATCGTTTCGCCGCCGCGGACCGGCAAGACCGTGCTGCTGCAGAACATCGCACATGCGATCACCGCCAATCATCCCGAATGCTACCTGATCGTTCTTCTGATCGACGAACGGCCGGAAGAAGTCACGGACATGCAGCGTTCGGTGAAGGGCGAAGTCGTATCATCGACCTTCGACGAACCGGCAACGCGGCACGTGGCCGTGGCGGAAATGGTGATCGAGAAGGCCAAGCGCCTGGTCGAACACGGCCGCGACGTGGTGATCCTGCTCGATTCGATCACTCGCCTCGGCCGCGCCTACAACACCGTGGTCCCGTCATCGGGCAAGGTGCTGACCGGCGGCGTCGATGCGAACGCATTGCAGCGGCCGAAACGCTTCTTCGGTGCAGCGCGCAACATCGAGGAAGGCGGTTCGCTGACCATCATCGCCACCGCGCTGATCGACACCGGCAGCCGCATGGACGAAGTGATCTTCGAAGAGTTCAAGGGCACCGGTAACTCGGAGCTGATCCTCGATCGTAAGGTTGCCGACAAGCGCACCTTCCCGGCCATCGACATCACCCGTTCCGGCACCCGCAAGGAAGAGCTTCTCACCGATCCGCAGCAGCTCAAGAAGATGTATGTGCTGCGCCGCATCCTCAATCCGATGGGGACGATGGATGCGATCGACTTCCTGCTCGACAAGCTGCGCAACACCAAGACGAACGCCGAGTTCTTCGATTCGATGAACACCTGATGCGATGTCGAGCCAACGGATGCCCGGGGCTCGATTGCAGATCGTGGTTTGAAAGATGGTGTCATGCGGGTGTGCCTGACACCATTTTTTTGAGCGCGTCCGCCTCAGTCACGGGAAGCGAACAGGTCTGACCGCGACAGACGAAGGCTGCGGCATCGGGCGTCGTCTCGAGCTTCGCGCGCGCCGGATGGTCGGTTGCAAGCGCGTCGGCATTGGCCGCGTGCAGCACGATGCGGTTGGCATGCGGCAGCTTTCGCGCGGCCTGCAGCAGTGCGTCAGCGTGTGGACCTTCGCCGGTGATGACGATCTCGGCTGCGGTGAGACGCATATCGAGCGCGTTGAGCAACGAAAGGTGTCCGAACAGATTGTCGCTCGCACGCGGCAGGATCGCGTCGAACATGGCATCGGCCTTTGCCAGCCATTGCCGGTCGCCGGATAGTGCGCTCAGCCGGATCAGGTTTTGTGCGATCAGGCCATTGTGGTTGGGGATCGCATCATCGACAGTGGAATGCGGACGGATGATCAGCCCTTCCGCATCGTCCGCGGTGAGATAATAGCCGCCGTGCTCGGGATCGGCATGATGTGCATCGAGCGCGGTCTGCCAGGCGAGGGCCTGCTCCAGATAGACGCTTTCGCCGGTCGTTTCGTGCAGGGCGAGTGCGGCGCGACCCATGGCCGCATAGTCGGAAGCGAGCCCCGGAAACAGCAGCCCCCCTGCTCGCCAGGAATGGCCCAGCCGGCGGCCGCGCGCCATATTGTTTCGGATGAAGGCGAAGGCAGCCTTGGCATCGTCCAGCCAGTCGGCCTGATCGAAAGCTGCGGCGCCATTGGCGAGGGCTGCGATCGTCAGGCCGTTCCAGTCCGCCAGGATTTTGTCGTCCAGGCCGGGACGTACCCGCATGCTGCGCCTTTGCTGCAGCACAGACCGCAGCATGGCCAACCGGCCCGCCTCCTCCTCGGTGTCGCTCAAACCGTTGAGGCGATTGAGAATGTTGTGCCCTTCGAAGTTTCCGCCAGCCGTGACATCGTATTTTGCAGCAAAAAGCGCAGCATCAGCCGCGAGCGCATCTTCGATCTCGGCCAGCGACCAGACGTAGAACTTCCCCTCCTCGCCTTCGGAATCGGCATCCAGCGATGAGGAGAAGCCGCCGTCCGGGGTGGTCATCTCCCGGCGCAGCCAGCCGACCGTTTCGGCCGCCCGCTCGCGGTAGAGCGGATTTTGCGTCTGCGCATAGTCCAGCGCCAGCAGATCGAGGATCTGGGCATTGTCATAGAGCATTTTCTCGAAATGCGGGACGAGCCATTGCTCATCGACCGAATAACGGGCGTAGCCGCCGCCAAGGTGATCGTAGATGCCGCCCTGGCTCATCTGGGTCAGCGCCAACTCGGCCGTCTGGAAGAAGCGCGCATCGCCCGAGCGTACCCCAGCCCGCCAGAGGAACTCGAGCATCGTGCATTGTGGAAATTTGGGCGCACCACGCAAGCCGCCGTGGGTCGGATCGGTTGCCCGCGCAATCGATGTCGCGATGTTGGTGAGCTCGTTCGGGCCGAGGCCGACGGCGCTGGTCGCCTCGCCGCGATGCTTCAGCCGCGCCACCAGCGCGCGCCGGTTCTGGTCGATCTTCGCCGGCTGGGTGCGGAAGACAGCCTCGACCTCCCGCAGCACATCGACGAAAGCGGCTCGGCCATATTGGGCTTGCTTTGGAAAATAGGTCCCGCCCCAGAACGGCTCACCCTCTGGGGTCAGGAACATGGTGAGCGGCCAGCCGCCCTGCTCGCCAAGATGATGCAGCGCACTCATGTAGATCTGGTCGATATCGGGCCGCTCTTCTCGATCGACCTTGATGTTCACGAACAGCGTGTTCATCACCGCGGCGGTAGCTTCGTCTTCGAAGCTCTCATGCGCCATCACATGGCACCAATGGCAGGCCGCGTAGCCGACCGACAGCAGGATCGGCTTGTTCAGCCGTTTTGCCTCCGCCAGCGCCGCCGGCCCCCAGGGCCACCAGTCCACCGGATTGCCCTTATGCTGCAGCAGGTAGGGGCTGGTTTCTGCAGCAAGCCGGTTATTGTGCGTCGCAATATGACTCATGGCGGAACTTTCTGGTGTTTCGACGGTCTATCCGGGCCGGTTCCCCGCCCCGGTGCCTGCTCCGCCACGGCGGATTAGGCCACGGACCAAGCTGCTCCGGCAATCGCTGAGGTAACTCTTAGCAGGCTCGGGAGGGTCCTGATCATGGACGATCCATTTCGCCGGCCGACGTTCGGTTCTGCGCTTTTCTATCGAAATCCATCGGCGGCGCTGGACTGGCTGGAAAGCGCCTTCGGCTTCAGACGGACGATGGTGATAACCGATAAGGAGGGCCGCCTCGCCCACGCCGAGATGGCCTTCGGC
The sequence above is drawn from the Afipia sp. P52-10 genome and encodes:
- the coaE gene encoding dephospho-CoA kinase (Dephospho-CoA kinase (CoaE) performs the final step in coenzyme A biosynthesis.): MQVIGLTGSIGMGKSTTMQLFADAGVPVYDADAAVHAIYSGAAVPVVEAAFPGTTADGKVDRQKLSAKVLGNPEALKKLESIVHPMLGAHRQQFLDDAEKAGAPVVVLDVPLLFETGGEKRVDAIVVVSAPADVQRERVLARENMTQEKLDAILARQMPDAEKRKRADFVVDTSNGIEPVRLRIRDILAEVVRMPRRRP
- a CDS encoding thioredoxin domain-containing protein, with the translated sequence MSHIATHNNRLAAETSPYLLQHKGNPVDWWPWGPAALAEAKRLNKPILLSVGYAACHWCHVMAHESFEDEATAAVMNTLFVNIKVDREERPDIDQIYMSALHHLGEQGGWPLTMFLTPEGEPFWGGTYFPKQAQYGRAAFVDVLREVEAVFRTQPAKIDQNRRALVARLKHRGEATSAVGLGPNELTNIATSIARATDPTHGGLRGAPKFPQCTMLEFLWRAGVRSGDARFFQTAELALTQMSQGGIYDHLGGGYARYSVDEQWLVPHFEKMLYDNAQILDLLALDYAQTQNPLYRERAAETVGWLRREMTTPDGGFSSSLDADSEGEEGKFYVWSLAEIEDALAADAALFAAKYDVTAGGNFEGHNILNRLNGLSDTEEEAGRLAMLRSVLQQRRSMRVRPGLDDKILADWNGLTIAALANGAAAFDQADWLDDAKAAFAFIRNNMARGRRLGHSWRAGGLLFPGLASDYAAMGRAALALHETTGESVYLEQALAWQTALDAHHADPEHGGYYLTADDAEGLIIRPHSTVDDAIPNHNGLIAQNLIRLSALSGDRQWLAKADAMFDAILPRASDNLFGHLSLLNALDMRLTAAEIVITGEGPHADALLQAARKLPHANRIVLHAANADALATDHPARAKLETTPDAAAFVCRGQTCSLPVTEADALKKMVSGTPA
- the hemE gene encoding uroporphyrinogen decarboxylase, which produces MMRQAGRYLPEYRQLREQAGSFLKLCFTPEFAAEVTLQPIRRFHFDGAILFSDILVIPHALGQTVRFEAGEGPRLDPLTSEQAIDRLPLAVDQAILAPIYQTIKTVKPQLDAKTALLGFCGAPWTVATYMIAGQGTSDQAPARLFAYEKPKAFARLIDRLVENSIVYLTKQFEAGVDAVQLFDTWAGVLPPEEFTRWCIEPAARIVDGLRRHRPGARVIGFPRGAGAMLADYVKTVPVNAVSVDWMADRAFVRERIQSRVAVQGNLDPLALLAGGDALDRAVDSILQDFRDGPFIFNLGHGILPSTPIAHVERMLARVRGG
- the secB gene encoding protein-export chaperone SecB; its protein translation is MTNGNGSPPDDAQLPQLNVMVQYTKDLSFENPNAPRSLGPQQQQPAINIQINVGANAIAEQDYEVTLSIEGKAEIDNTVLFNFELAYAGVFRIQNVPPENLHPVVMIECPRLLFPFAREIIATAVRDGGFPPLLLDPVDFVGLYRQNLANQATQQQPS
- the rho gene encoding transcription termination factor Rho; this translates as MPEMKLQDLKAKSPAELVSFAEESGVENASTMRKQELMFAILKQLAIQEIDIIGEGVVEVLPDGFGFLRSPDANYLPGPDDIYVSPSQIRRFGLRTGDTLDGQIRSPKEGERYFALLKVNSLNFEDPEKSRHKVNFDNLTPLYPDERLRMEHDDPTKKDLSARVIDIVAPIGKGQRALIVSPPRTGKTVLLQNIAHAITANHPECYLIVLLIDERPEEVTDMQRSVKGEVVSSTFDEPATRHVAVAEMVIEKAKRLVEHGRDVVILLDSITRLGRAYNTVVPSSGKVLTGGVDANALQRPKRFFGAARNIEEGGSLTIIATALIDTGSRMDEVIFEEFKGTGNSELILDRKVADKRTFPAIDITRSGTRKEELLTDPQQLKKMYVLRRILNPMGTMDAIDFLLDKLRNTKTNAEFFDSMNT
- a CDS encoding Tim44/TimA family putative adaptor protein — encoded protein: MDIYTIIFLALAVFIFLRLRSVLGQRTGSERQPYDRAPDRASRDVLQGRGDAGRNDNVVPIPGTIIDQAPLAPADPVPAGERWKGTAEPGSDLARGLDAVAKEDSSFDPKHFLSGAKGAYEMIVMAFAQGDRRTLKDLLSAEVFESFDGAIRDREQRGERIDRKFVGIEKAEIVSADARGRVASLTVRFISQMISVTRDKAGAVVDGNAEAITDVTDVWTFSRDMGSRDPNWKLVGTEGGQ
- a CDS encoding nucleoside triphosphate pyrophosphatase, with the translated sequence MTLWIAAEPLILASQSKSRQALLQAAGIVYEAIPADIDERDIQARSELSDPSAIAALLARSKAAHVAAQRPGRYVLGADQTLSLRGRLFSKPKGRAQAADQLRELAGGTHELYSALAVAKDGEILFEDVSVARMTMRPLSSESIRTYLDAAGDAVTTSVGAYQLEGLGSHLFERIEGDHFTILGLPLLPLLAFLRHARLVVE
- the dnaQ gene encoding DNA polymerase III subunit epsilon produces the protein MREIVLDTETTGLDPLRGDRLVEIGCVEIFNRMPTGQTFHRYINPEREMPKEAFDVHGLSTEFLSDKPLFPAVVEEFLAFIGDAPLVIHNASFDIGFINAELERVSHRPIPRERLVDTLLLARRKHPGVSNRLDDLCSRYAIDNSRRTKHGALLDAELLAEVYIDLIGARQSQLILAEQSQIRSYNQADAPRRQREIPLAPRLHADELAAHKSFIESLGEQALWNEFRAEPAAS
- the hemJ gene encoding protoporphyrinogen oxidase HemJ; translation: MLYEWVKAFHVIAVISWMAGMLYLPRLFVYHCEAEVGSKQSETFKLMERKLLKVIINPAMILTWVLGLWLVYEGGWHKAGWFQTKFVLVLILSALHGMLTRYWRDFANDRNTKSQRFFRIINEVPAILMVGIVILVIVKPF
- a CDS encoding pyruvate, water dikinase regulatory protein; amino-acid sequence: MTIQSGSYFHLHMVSDSTGETLITVARAVAAQYANVTPIEHVYPLVRSHKQLDRVLSEIEESPGIVLFTLLDEELVKELEQKCSEMNIPSLSIIGPVLQLFQAYLGAETSHRVGAQHVLNAEYFKRIDALNYTMLHDDGQHTEGLEEADIVLVGVSRTSKTPTSIYLANRGIRTANVPLVPGIPIPSELETLTHPLVVSLHATPERLIQVRQNRLLGLGAGPVSSDAYVDREAVTDEVMFARKLSVKYGWAQLDVTRRSIEETAAAIMKLLSDRQRHRGAQ